A genomic segment from Geitlerinema sp. PCC 7407 encodes:
- the uvrC gene encoding excinuclease ABC subunit UvrC yields the protein MTQAAPNCPLLKDPARLEARLQEIPPEPGVYFMRDGEDRILYIGKSKKLRSRVRSYFRDLENHNPRIALMVRQIAEIEFIVTDTEAEALALEANLIKQHQPHFNVLLKDDKKYPYLCITWSEDYPRIFITRRRSLRGVRDRFYGPYVDTHLLRSTLHLVKRIFPLRQRPQPLFKDRPCLNYDIGRCPGVCQALVSPEEYRKTVQKVAMIFQGRTRELVEILQGQMEQAAETLNFELAARRRDQIQALQSLGAEQKVALPDDTISRDAIALMADDQHACVQLFQVRAGRLVGRLGFVADAQSGTPGAILQRVLEEHYQTVDPVEIPTELLVQHELPEGDMLAEFLSEQRGRRVSIGVPQRQGKADLIEMVERNAGYELARNQRFAERNNQAMQDLAEILDLPDLPHRIEGYDISHVQGSDAVASQVVFVDGLPAKQHYRHYKIKNPTVRSGHSDDFASMAEVIGRRFRRYAQNPALQRIGNPDWPDLIMIDGGKGQLSAVVAVLRELNVLEELRVVSLAKQREEVFLPGESLPLVTEAEQPGVQLLRRLRDEAHRFAVSFHRQQRSDRMRRSRLDDIPGLGHHRQKQLLSTFRSIDYIRLATPAQLATVPGIGPRLAQQIYDYFHPAADEVESAQD from the coding sequence GTGACCCAAGCTGCCCCAAACTGCCCGCTACTCAAAGATCCTGCGCGCCTCGAGGCCCGTCTGCAGGAGATTCCCCCAGAGCCGGGGGTGTACTTCATGCGCGACGGCGAAGACCGCATTCTCTACATCGGCAAGTCTAAAAAGCTGCGATCGCGCGTCCGCTCTTACTTTCGCGATCTCGAGAATCATAATCCCCGCATCGCCCTGATGGTGCGCCAGATTGCCGAAATTGAGTTCATTGTCACGGATACCGAGGCGGAAGCCCTGGCCCTTGAGGCTAACTTGATCAAGCAGCACCAGCCCCACTTCAATGTGCTGCTCAAGGATGACAAAAAGTATCCCTATCTCTGCATCACGTGGTCGGAGGACTATCCGCGGATTTTCATTACCCGGCGGCGATCGCTTCGGGGTGTCCGCGATCGCTTTTATGGCCCCTACGTCGACACCCATCTGCTGCGCAGCACGCTGCACCTGGTCAAGCGCATTTTTCCCCTGCGCCAGCGGCCCCAGCCCTTGTTCAAAGACCGCCCCTGCCTGAACTACGACATTGGCCGCTGTCCCGGGGTGTGTCAGGCTCTGGTCTCGCCCGAGGAGTACCGCAAGACGGTGCAAAAAGTGGCCATGATCTTCCAGGGGCGCACTCGGGAGCTGGTGGAGATTCTCCAGGGGCAGATGGAGCAGGCCGCTGAGACGCTCAACTTTGAGCTGGCGGCCCGGCGGCGAGATCAGATTCAGGCGCTGCAGTCCCTGGGCGCTGAGCAAAAGGTCGCTCTGCCGGACGACACGATTTCTCGAGATGCGATCGCCCTGATGGCGGACGATCAGCACGCCTGCGTCCAGCTCTTTCAGGTGCGGGCCGGTCGCCTGGTGGGCCGGTTGGGCTTCGTGGCCGACGCCCAGTCTGGGACGCCGGGGGCAATTTTGCAGCGGGTGCTGGAGGAGCACTATCAGACCGTCGACCCGGTGGAGATTCCGACGGAGCTCCTAGTCCAGCACGAGCTGCCCGAAGGGGACATGCTGGCGGAGTTTCTGAGCGAGCAGCGGGGGCGGCGGGTGTCGATCGGGGTGCCCCAGCGCCAAGGCAAGGCCGACCTAATCGAAATGGTCGAGCGCAACGCGGGCTACGAGCTGGCGCGCAATCAGCGCTTTGCGGAGCGCAATAATCAAGCAATGCAGGACCTGGCAGAAATCCTGGATCTGCCCGATCTGCCCCACCGCATCGAGGGCTACGACATTTCCCACGTCCAGGGCTCGGACGCGGTGGCCTCCCAGGTGGTGTTCGTGGACGGCCTGCCCGCCAAGCAGCACTATCGCCACTACAAAATCAAAAATCCGACGGTGCGATCGGGCCACTCCGACGACTTCGCCAGTATGGCGGAGGTGATTGGCCGCCGCTTTCGCCGCTACGCCCAGAACCCTGCTTTGCAGCGCATTGGCAATCCGGACTGGCCGGATCTGATCATGATTGACGGCGGCAAGGGGCAGCTGTCGGCAGTGGTGGCGGTGTTGCGAGAGCTCAATGTCTTGGAAGAGCTGCGGGTGGTCAGCCTGGCCAAGCAGCGCGAGGAAGTGTTTTTGCCGGGGGAGTCGCTGCCCCTGGTGACGGAGGCGGAGCAGCCGGGAGTACAGCTGTTGCGGCGGTTGCGGGATGAGGCGCACCGCTTTGCGGTCAGCTTTCACCGCCAGCAGCGCAGCGATCGCATGCGGCGATCGCGCCTCGACGACATTCCGGGCCTCGGCCACCATCGCCAAAAGCAGCTCCTCTCGACCTTTCGCTCCATTGACTATATCCGTCTGGCGACGCCAGCTCAGCTAGCAACGGTCCCAGGAATCGGGCCACGGCTGGCCCAGCAGATCTATGACTACTTCCACCCGGCAGCTGACGAGGTAGAATCGGCCCAAGATTAG